One region of Gloeocapsopsis sp. IPPAS B-1203 genomic DNA includes:
- a CDS encoding response regulator, which yields MKILLVEDDPSLSQALATTLTAHRYTVDTALDGQIALELAVQGEYDIILLDIMLPKLDGLSVCQRLRQQGCQTPILILTAKDANEDIIAGLNAGADDYLIKPCDSAHFLARVRALLRRQGNSKTSPILTWGNLCLDPTLIQVTYLQQVIILSPKEYSLLELLLRHPQRIFSRSSIINHLWSIDDSPTDAAVTNLIKDLRRKLKSAGMQEELIETVYRLGYRLKAAPKKEKEQTKVENCQKEIAAIEQVMWDFRASLEKRIDVLEAAARSPIHNLSSVQHQQAKEEAHRLAGGLGTFGYAKGSDLAREIEHLFIECNWEEAQQRQFAQLLAELKQEIAKPPIALIPTLKPLMLAIADDTLIAQLQQAAPHRGWQIEIVRDRSDVLHHVGDSPSVIFMSLNHVVPDRGLMLLQELKIQFPNTPILILTTQDSLDSRVAVARLGVNRYILQPATIDEIFDAIAQLPQTTPTDAKVMIVDDDPVALQTLMAVLQPWGLQVTTLNQPEHFWQTLTTTVPDVLLLDLEMPTFNGLELCRVVRQDAYYSDLPILIITAHTDSASIQQVFAAGADDFIAKPITGPELVTRTLARIERSRIQRQLLQYQKEHRQTRQLQATIDLLTQAANRHYFDGFLHREWQRLADAQAPLSLISYDIDYFKSYNDLYGYQVGDACLQRVTHVVWDCIKPGRDLVARLGGDEFAIVLPETSLEQALQVAQRIQQAIAQLQIPHPSCTHQYITVSLGISGTIPQINISAQELIAIATQALYAAKARGRNTYCLYPL from the coding sequence ATGAAAATTCTTTTAGTTGAAGACGATCCGTCACTAAGTCAGGCGCTAGCAACGACATTAACCGCCCATCGTTACACTGTCGATACTGCGTTGGATGGTCAAATTGCCTTGGAACTCGCTGTTCAAGGAGAGTATGACATTATTTTGTTAGATATCATGTTGCCAAAGTTAGATGGCTTGAGTGTGTGCCAGCGACTACGTCAACAAGGATGCCAAACTCCCATCTTGATATTGACAGCAAAAGACGCAAACGAAGATATTATTGCAGGGCTGAATGCAGGTGCTGATGATTACCTCATAAAACCTTGTGATTCGGCTCATTTTCTAGCACGAGTAAGAGCGCTGTTGCGACGTCAGGGAAATTCTAAGACTTCTCCTATTCTGACATGGGGGAATCTATGTCTTGACCCTACTCTTATTCAAGTCACCTATCTGCAACAAGTTATTATCCTCAGCCCCAAAGAATATAGCCTGCTAGAGTTATTGTTGCGTCATCCACAGCGAATTTTTAGCCGTAGTAGTATTATCAATCACCTTTGGTCTATTGATGACTCGCCAACAGATGCTGCAGTGACAAACTTGATTAAAGATTTGCGGCGGAAACTGAAGTCAGCAGGGATGCAAGAAGAATTGATTGAAACAGTGTATCGCTTGGGATATCGATTGAAAGCTGCGCCAAAAAAAGAAAAAGAACAAACCAAAGTAGAAAATTGCCAAAAAGAGATAGCTGCCATTGAGCAGGTGATGTGGGACTTTAGAGCTTCTTTGGAAAAACGAATTGATGTTTTAGAAGCAGCAGCGCGATCGCCAATTCATAACCTTAGTTCAGTTCAACACCAGCAAGCGAAAGAAGAAGCTCATCGCTTAGCAGGTGGATTAGGCACATTTGGATATGCTAAAGGTTCAGACTTAGCACGAGAGATCGAACATCTATTTATTGAATGTAATTGGGAAGAAGCTCAACAGAGGCAATTTGCTCAACTACTTGCGGAACTAAAGCAGGAAATTGCTAAGCCACCAATAGCCTTAATACCAACTTTGAAACCGTTGATGTTGGCGATCGCCGACGACACATTAATTGCACAATTACAGCAAGCCGCACCCCATCGAGGATGGCAAATTGAAATTGTACGCGATCGCTCGGATGTGTTGCATCATGTTGGTGATAGTCCCAGCGTGATTTTTATGAGTCTTAATCATGTTGTCCCAGACCGCGGACTAATGCTGCTGCAAGAATTAAAGATCCAATTTCCTAATACTCCAATTTTGATTCTGACAACGCAAGATAGTTTAGATAGTCGAGTTGCTGTTGCTCGGTTGGGAGTGAATCGCTACATTTTACAACCTGCAACCATTGATGAAATTTTTGATGCGATCGCCCAATTGCCGCAAACAACACCTACTGATGCCAAAGTCATGATTGTGGATGACGATCCTGTAGCATTGCAGACATTGATGGCAGTATTACAACCGTGGGGATTGCAAGTTACAACATTAAATCAACCCGAGCATTTTTGGCAAACCCTCACAACTACGGTTCCTGACGTTCTGTTGTTGGACTTGGAAATGCCCACATTTAACGGACTTGAACTATGTCGTGTTGTTCGGCAAGATGCTTACTATAGCGATTTACCGATTTTAATTATCACTGCTCATACAGATAGTGCCTCAATTCAACAAGTATTTGCTGCGGGAGCCGATGATTTTATCGCTAAACCAATTACAGGTCCAGAACTCGTTACCCGCACACTTGCCCGCATTGAGCGATCGCGTATTCAGCGACAATTGCTACAGTATCAAAAAGAACATCGGCAAACTCGACAGTTGCAAGCAACAATTGATTTACTCACGCAAGCTGCAAATCGTCACTACTTTGATGGATTTCTCCACCGAGAATGGCAGCGCCTTGCAGATGCACAAGCTCCTTTAAGTTTAATATCGTACGATATTGATTATTTCAAGTCTTACAACGATCTCTACGGCTATCAAGTAGGAGATGCGTGTTTGCAACGAGTCACTCATGTTGTTTGGGATTGTATCAAACCTGGTCGCGATCTAGTTGCGCGGTTAGGAGGAGACGAATTTGCTATTGTCCTCCCAGAGACTAGCCTCGAACAAGCTCTACAAGTTGCCCAACGCATTCAGCAAGCGATCGCTCAATTGCAGATTCCTCATCCTTCTTGCACTCATCAATATATCACCGTCAGTTTAGGTATTAGTGGTACAATTCCCCAAATTAATATCTCTGCTCAAGAATTAATTGCAATTGCGACTCAAGCACTTTATGCTGCAAAAGCAAGGGGACGCAATACATACTGCTTATATCCGTTATGA
- the mnmH gene encoding tRNA 2-selenouridine(34) synthase MnmH: protein MPSPPIYTQQPWLETYSEIIDVRSEGEFTEDHIPGAINLPVLNNEERAEVGTIYKQVSPFTARKVGAALVYKNLSQHLREHFADKEKDYRPLVYCWRGGQRSNSMAWVLGQIGWRVTVIEGGYKTYRAYVREQLEKLPLDFTYQILCGKTGSGKTHILRQMQRRGLQVLDLENLANHRGSLLGEEWQDKPVAQPSQKYFESLLVQQLHSFNSRLPVWVESESNKIGQVYLPQWLWLKMKQANCVEIHVPISARVQFLLQQYPHLVTHPEILQAKLGYLKARYGKKKLLQWYQAIAQQQWAELFQDLLESHYDPTYTHSMQRDYTNVKQEFSLADLSVASIDKILNSLVTNGIPINLGN, encoded by the coding sequence ATGCCTTCTCCTCCTATTTACACTCAGCAACCTTGGTTAGAAACTTATAGTGAAATTATTGATGTCCGTTCCGAGGGAGAATTTACCGAAGACCATATTCCTGGGGCGATTAATTTACCAGTATTAAATAATGAAGAACGTGCCGAAGTTGGAACAATATACAAACAAGTATCCCCTTTCACAGCGCGTAAAGTTGGTGCAGCACTTGTTTACAAAAATCTTTCACAACATCTTCGCGAACACTTTGCTGACAAAGAAAAAGATTATCGTCCATTAGTTTACTGCTGGCGCGGGGGACAGCGTTCCAATAGCATGGCTTGGGTACTCGGACAAATCGGGTGGCGAGTGACTGTCATTGAAGGTGGTTACAAAACTTACCGCGCCTATGTCCGCGAACAATTAGAGAAATTACCACTTGATTTCACTTACCAAATTCTCTGTGGTAAAACTGGTAGTGGAAAAACTCATATCTTGCGTCAGATGCAGCGGCGCGGTTTACAAGTTCTCGATTTAGAGAATTTAGCGAATCATCGCGGTTCACTACTAGGTGAAGAATGGCAAGATAAACCTGTAGCCCAACCTTCGCAAAAGTATTTTGAATCTCTGTTAGTGCAACAACTCCACAGTTTCAACTCGCGTTTACCTGTATGGGTAGAATCAGAAAGTAATAAAATTGGACAAGTCTATTTGCCACAATGGCTGTGGCTGAAGATGAAACAAGCCAACTGTGTAGAAATTCACGTACCAATCTCAGCAAGGGTTCAATTTCTTTTACAGCAATATCCTCATCTAGTTACTCATCCTGAGATTTTGCAAGCTAAGCTAGGTTATTTGAAAGCAAGATATGGCAAAAAGAAATTATTGCAATGGTATCAAGCGATCGCACAGCAACAATGGGCAGAATTGTTTCAAGATCTATTAGAGTCACACTACGATCCTACTTATACTCACTCTATGCAACGAGATTACACTAACGTGAAACAAGAATTTTCACTTGCAGATCTATCGGTTGCGAGTATCGATAAAATACTTAATTCTTTAGTAACTAATGGCATACCAATTAATTTGGGAAATTAA
- a CDS encoding AraC family transcriptional regulator, which yields MLTINMAIALSEQDWNDLWKQGKQNGSLICQSDGWETLEQGYLPYLGNVREWQMPLREGLCIGVYEYNTIDDIICISQNSGCIDSCLSFFVSGDVRTTLHGLTDCVDEVVGRNYLSCFPNVPETETWQAGQRLIRVQIALDPYSFFHGLMLEQLTQLPAEVREVAASGDIKPYYRSGITTPEMEVVLHQILHCPYSGLSKRMYLEGKALELLTLQFSQFVQSDRILKSSTLRPDDIERIHYAREILLARLHDPPSLIELARIVGINDHKLKIGFRHCFGTTVFGYLHHCRMERSRQYLKAGGMTVSEVAKAVGFVNRGYFAASFRRKFGVNPGDYLNQKQKTPASDRHYSFTSGNVQ from the coding sequence TTGTTAACAATCAATATGGCGATCGCGCTCTCAGAACAAGATTGGAATGACTTATGGAAACAAGGTAAGCAAAATGGTAGCCTCATTTGTCAGTCTGATGGCTGGGAAACGCTTGAGCAAGGCTATCTGCCATATTTAGGTAATGTACGCGAATGGCAAATGCCACTGCGGGAAGGGCTATGCATTGGAGTGTATGAGTACAACACGATTGATGATATTATCTGTATCTCGCAAAATTCTGGCTGCATTGATTCCTGCTTAAGCTTTTTTGTATCAGGTGATGTCAGAACAACGTTGCATGGCTTGACAGATTGTGTCGATGAAGTTGTTGGTCGTAATTATCTTAGTTGTTTTCCAAATGTACCTGAAACTGAGACATGGCAAGCAGGACAGCGCTTAATCAGAGTTCAAATCGCCTTAGATCCCTACAGTTTCTTTCACGGGTTGATGCTCGAACAGTTAACACAATTACCTGCTGAGGTGAGGGAAGTTGCAGCCAGTGGTGATATTAAACCCTACTATCGCTCAGGAATCACAACTCCTGAAATGGAAGTGGTGCTGCATCAAATTTTACATTGCCCTTACTCCGGCTTGAGCAAGCGGATGTATTTAGAAGGAAAAGCTTTAGAACTTTTGACGCTTCAGTTTAGTCAATTTGTGCAGAGCGATCGCATCTTAAAATCATCTACGTTACGTCCTGATGACATTGAACGAATTCACTACGCAAGAGAGATTCTGCTAGCGCGGTTACACGATCCGCCTTCATTGATTGAGCTAGCGCGGATTGTTGGTATAAACGATCACAAGCTTAAAATCGGCTTTCGCCACTGTTTTGGCACAACAGTATTTGGGTATTTGCATCATTGTCGCATGGAGCGATCGCGTCAATATTTAAAAGCCGGAGGAATGACGGTATCAGAAGTAGCAAAAGCTGTCGGTTTTGTCAACCGTGGTTATTTTGCCGCGTCGTTTCGCCGCAAATTTGGCGTGAATCCTGGAGATTATTTAAACCAAAAGCAAAAAACTCCGGCTAGCGATCGCCATTATAGCTTCACTTCCGGCAACGTCCAGTAA
- a CDS encoding TonB-dependent siderophore receptor yields the protein MVNQLKRLIFLTGVFSLLIAYPSWAEQTAVRGNHETQTAQITPSSQLQITEVRLNPTDQELEIILETEGGSEQLQPVSRVEGNSYIADIPNAQLQLRSDNEFRAQNPRSDIAVVTVTNVTSNTIRVTVTGATTPPQVALFDSDEGLIFSVTPTTSITQTPQASETPPDQDSIELLVTGEQDGYRIPNATTGTRTDTPLRDIPQSIQVIPQEVLQDQQVTRLTDALRNVSGVVQIGGFGGTTDQLNIRGFDAYDILSDGFQVIPGFTETANVEQIEVLKGPASILYGQISPGGIVNLVTKKPLSEPYFATDLSIGSFSFYRPSIDISGPLNPEKTLLYRLNIAYENAGSFRDFVNSERFFIEPVFAWEISDRTDLSINLSYAYDNRTFDRGVIAFGGGIADIPISRFLGEPDDNSEVETFGVGYRLEHRFSESLTLRNAFQFISDDSLNYRAEPLELDEATGELIRNYRSNDTYAETYALQTDIVGKFATGSVQHTLLFGFDFSRQTSDYTRSQLLPELTPPINIFNPDYSFLSPFNLADPTTREGFTETSTTDEFGVFLQDQIAFSENLKLLVGGRFDIVDQGSFFQEANSSSGSDSSNYAEAFSPRIGIVYQPIQPISLYASYSRSFQPNFGQRADGSLLEPERGTQYEVGIKADLNNRLSATLAAYEITKTNIATPDPNDPDFSIPIGEQKSRGIELDIAGEIFPGWNILASYGYTDAEITQSNDLPVSATAALVPEHKASLWTTYELQEGNLQGLGFGLGLFYVAERPSYLGDDYVLPSYFRTDTAIFYKRDNWKAAINIQNLFDVTYFDSINYGRVSVIPGAPFTVIGSFTIEF from the coding sequence ATGGTGAATCAACTGAAGCGATTGATATTTCTAACAGGTGTCTTTTCTTTACTGATAGCTTATCCTAGTTGGGCAGAACAAACCGCAGTTCGTGGTAATCATGAAACACAAACGGCGCAAATTACTCCGTCTTCACAGTTACAAATTACGGAAGTTCGACTCAATCCAACAGATCAAGAACTCGAAATCATTTTAGAAACTGAGGGGGGTTCCGAACAGTTGCAGCCTGTCAGTCGTGTTGAAGGAAATAGCTATATTGCTGATATTCCTAATGCACAGTTGCAGTTGCGATCGGATAATGAATTTCGCGCCCAAAACCCAAGGAGTGATATTGCAGTTGTCACTGTAACAAATGTGACTTCAAATACCATCCGCGTGACAGTCACAGGTGCGACAACTCCGCCACAAGTTGCGTTATTTGATAGCGATGAAGGTTTGATCTTCTCTGTTACACCAACTACCTCGATTACTCAGACACCACAAGCGAGTGAAACTCCACCCGATCAAGATTCAATTGAACTGCTGGTAACAGGCGAACAAGATGGATATCGCATCCCAAATGCCACAACTGGAACTAGAACTGATACACCACTGCGCGATATTCCCCAATCAATTCAAGTCATTCCTCAAGAGGTTTTACAAGACCAACAAGTTACCCGACTCACCGATGCGCTGCGTAACGTCAGCGGAGTTGTACAAATCGGTGGTTTTGGCGGGACAACTGACCAGTTAAATATCAGGGGTTTTGATGCTTATGATATTCTCAGCGATGGTTTTCAAGTTATCCCTGGTTTTACAGAGACTGCTAATGTTGAACAAATAGAAGTTCTCAAAGGACCCGCCTCAATTTTATACGGACAGATATCACCAGGAGGAATAGTTAATTTAGTAACTAAAAAACCGTTGAGTGAGCCTTATTTTGCGACTGATTTGTCTATAGGCAGTTTTAGCTTTTACCGTCCTAGTATTGATATATCTGGACCTTTAAATCCTGAGAAAACATTACTATATCGCCTTAATATTGCTTACGAAAATGCTGGTAGTTTCCGTGATTTTGTAAATAGTGAGCGATTTTTCATTGAACCTGTTTTTGCTTGGGAAATTAGCGATCGCACTGACCTATCAATCAATCTCAGCTACGCTTATGATAATCGGACATTTGACCGTGGTGTAATTGCGTTTGGTGGAGGAATTGCTGATATTCCCATTAGTAGATTCTTAGGCGAACCAGATGACAATTCCGAAGTAGAAACTTTTGGTGTTGGTTATCGACTGGAACATCGTTTCAGTGAAAGCTTAACCCTACGCAATGCTTTTCAATTCATTTCAGATGATAGCTTGAATTACCGAGCCGAGCCGTTAGAACTTGATGAAGCTACTGGCGAACTGATACGAAATTACAGATCCAATGATACTTATGCTGAAACTTATGCTTTACAGACAGACATTGTTGGTAAGTTTGCGACAGGTTCAGTTCAACACACACTATTGTTTGGCTTTGATTTCTCTAGACAAACTTCAGATTACACCCGCAGTCAGCTACTACCAGAACTAACTCCACCAATTAATATATTTAACCCAGATTACAGTTTTCTTTCACCATTCAATCTTGCAGATCCAACAACGAGAGAGGGGTTTACAGAAACTTCTACTACTGACGAATTCGGTGTTTTTTTGCAAGACCAAATAGCATTTTCAGAGAATCTTAAGCTGCTAGTTGGTGGTCGTTTTGATATTGTAGATCAAGGTAGTTTCTTTCAGGAAGCAAATAGCAGTTCTGGTAGTGATTCTAGCAATTATGCCGAGGCTTTCAGTCCCAGAATTGGTATTGTTTATCAGCCAATTCAACCAATTTCACTTTATGCTAGTTATAGTCGCTCATTTCAACCAAATTTTGGTCAACGCGCTGATGGTTCATTGTTAGAGCCGGAACGCGGTACTCAATACGAAGTGGGTATCAAAGCTGATTTAAATAACCGGCTTTCAGCAACGTTAGCTGCTTACGAAATTACTAAAACTAATATTGCCACACCTGACCCTAACGATCCTGATTTTTCTATCCCGATTGGCGAACAAAAAAGTCGCGGAATTGAATTAGATATTGCTGGTGAAATTTTTCCTGGGTGGAATATCCTTGCTTCTTATGGTTACACCGATGCTGAAATTACACAAAGTAATGATTTACCAGTTAGTGCAACAGCAGCCTTAGTTCCCGAACATAAAGCTAGTCTTTGGACAACCTATGAACTTCAAGAGGGTAACTTGCAGGGTTTAGGCTTTGGTTTGGGATTGTTTTATGTTGCAGAAAGACCTTCTTATTTGGGTGACGATTATGTACTACCAAGTTATTTTCGCACTGACACAGCAATTTTCTACAAGCGAGACAATTGGAAAGCTGCTATTAACATTCAAAATTTATTTGATGTGACCTATTTCGACTCGATCAATTATGGCAGAGTTTCAGTAATTCCTGGTGCACCATTTACTGTAATTGGTTCATTTACAATCGAGTTCTAA
- a CDS encoding iron-siderophore ABC transporter substrate-binding protein codes for MNLQKKILKTRHFRSFTLVLLFFLSVVACSARGGSNAPTTECRMVQHSMGETCVPLNPQRIVVLGGLDSAIALGVKPLGTTDRIEPFLTPYLNNEATQSVVNIGLYDTEPNLEAILKLKPDLILGISWEIEIGTYPLISQIAPTVVVAVEAEKQWREPLKKYAEALGKTAEAEKILANYNARLAEFKEKMGDQTTVSFIRVYSDGVPSFYLKSSFGGSILEDAGLKRPPAQDIEPKGANQQRIDKEVISILDADVMFVWTYGHTSAIAQEAQTALKRIKTDPFWLSLNAVQQNRVYEVPASYWAGFGPLAANLVVDDLFKYFLGEK; via the coding sequence ATGAACTTACAAAAGAAAATTTTAAAAACTCGTCATTTTCGCTCGTTTACGCTGGTGCTATTGTTCTTTTTGTCAGTTGTAGCTTGTAGCGCCCGTGGTGGATCTAATGCGCCGACTACAGAGTGTCGTATGGTTCAGCATTCGATGGGAGAAACCTGTGTTCCACTCAATCCGCAGCGCATCGTTGTTTTAGGGGGACTCGATAGCGCGATCGCTTTAGGAGTAAAACCTCTTGGTACTACCGACAGAATCGAACCATTCTTAACACCTTACCTCAATAACGAAGCTACACAATCAGTTGTGAATATTGGACTTTACGATACTGAACCCAATTTGGAAGCAATCTTAAAGCTTAAGCCTGACTTAATTTTAGGAATATCTTGGGAAATTGAAATCGGAACTTATCCGCTAATATCACAAATTGCACCTACTGTCGTGGTTGCGGTTGAAGCAGAAAAACAATGGAGAGAACCATTAAAAAAGTACGCCGAGGCTTTAGGGAAAACAGCAGAAGCAGAGAAAATACTTGCAAACTACAACGCCCGACTTGCAGAGTTCAAGGAAAAAATGGGCGATCAAACCACAGTCTCATTCATTCGTGTTTACTCGGATGGAGTTCCCTCATTTTATTTAAAAAGTTCCTTCGGTGGTTCAATTTTGGAAGATGCAGGGCTAAAACGTCCACCAGCACAAGATATCGAACCCAAAGGCGCAAATCAGCAACGGATTGATAAAGAAGTCATTTCGATTTTGGACGCTGATGTCATGTTTGTCTGGACTTATGGACATACTAGTGCGATCGCCCAAGAAGCACAAACCGCACTCAAACGCATAAAAACTGATCCTTTTTGGTTATCATTAAACGCTGTGCAACAAAACCGAGTATACGAAGTTCCTGCATCCTACTGGGCTGGCTTCGGTCCACTTGCCGCAAATCTCGTTGTTGACGATTTGTTTAAGTACTTTTTAGGAGAAAAATGA
- a CDS encoding type I restriction endonuclease subunit R: MVQTIKARDITLYELEEIGLQLVQDASFFTEWQEDLPPLTEAEKQALARVCSNYLNLSKRRPMSEEAVKMVVLSPLPDLAGFYQSPFEIETETSIEISAEDDGVVVKGIDVLVIQKRLWVLVIESKSTKFAVTVALPQALAYMLANPSPVNPTFGLLVNGREFMFIKLVIQEHLMYARSYALSIERDRERHQILSVLKCLGQMISA; this comes from the coding sequence ATGGTGCAAACAATTAAAGCTAGAGATATTACTCTCTACGAACTAGAAGAAATTGGTTTGCAACTCGTTCAAGATGCTAGCTTTTTTACAGAATGGCAAGAAGACTTACCTCCACTGACTGAAGCTGAAAAACAGGCTTTAGCAAGAGTTTGTAGCAACTACTTGAACTTGTCTAAGCGTCGTCCTATGTCAGAGGAGGCGGTAAAAATGGTAGTGCTATCTCCTCTCCCCGATTTAGCTGGGTTTTATCAATCACCTTTTGAAATTGAAACCGAAACTTCTATTGAAATTTCTGCTGAAGATGATGGTGTTGTTGTTAAAGGAATTGATGTTCTTGTAATACAAAAGCGGCTTTGGGTACTCGTTATTGAATCTAAAAGCACGAAATTTGCTGTCACAGTAGCTTTACCCCAAGCACTCGCCTATATGCTAGCTAACCCAAGCCCAGTAAACCCAACATTTGGCTTACTCGTTAATGGTAGGGAATTTATGTTTATCAAGCTGGTAATTCAAGAACACCTTATGTATGCACGCTCATACGCTTTATCAATCGAACGCGATCGCGAACGACACCAGATACTTAGCGTCTTAAAGTGCCTTGGTCAAATGATAAGTGCATAA